GGGGCTGCGCGCACGCTGGGGCGCGTGGAGGGGTGCAGAGGGCGAAATGAGTCTGGTAGGGGGTTTTCCTCACCACCCCGTGGTGCACCATGAGGGCTATCCGTTCGCCGCTGCTGCCGCCGCAGCCGCCGCTGCAGCCGCCAGCCGCTGCAGCCACGAGGAGAACCCCTACTTCCATGGCTGGCTTATTGGCCACCCCGAGATGTCGCCCCCTGACTACAGCATGGCCCTGTCCTACAGCCCCGAGTATGCCAGCGGCGCCGCCGGTCTGGACCACTCCCATTACGGGGGAGTGCCGCCCGGTGCGGGGCCTCCTGGCCTGGGGGGGCCGCGCCCGGTGAAGCGCCGGGGCACCGCCAACCGCAAAGAGCGGCGCAGGACTCAAAGTATCAACAGCGCCTTCGCCGAACTGCGCGAATGCATCCCCAACGTGCCCGCCGACACAAAACTCTCCAAGATCAAGACGCTGCGCCTGGCCACCAGCTACATCGCCTACCTCATGGACCTGCTGGCCAAGGACGACCAGAACGGCGAGGCAGAGGCCTTCAAGGCAGAGATCAAGAAGACAGACgtgaaagaggagaagaggaagaaggagctgGTCAGTACCGT
This portion of the Urocitellus parryii isolate mUroPar1 chromosome 14, mUroPar1.hap1, whole genome shotgun sequence genome encodes:
- the Hand2 gene encoding heart- and neural crest derivatives-expressed protein 2, translated to MSLVGGFPHHPVVHHEGYPFAAAAAAAAAAAASRCSHEENPYFHGWLIGHPEMSPPDYSMALSYSPEYASGAAGLDHSHYGGVPPGAGPPGLGGPRPVKRRGTANRKERRRTQSINSAFAELRECIPNVPADTKLSKIKTLRLATSYIAYLMDLLAKDDQNGEAEAFKAEIKKTDVKEEKRKKELNEILKSTVSSNDKKTKGRTGWPQHVWALELKQ